The following DNA comes from cyanobiont of Ornithocercus magnificus.
CTTGTTAAGAAGTGTCATGTCCACTCATGTCTATCTTGTAGTTAAGATACAAACACACCTAGCAATCTCTGCTGCTATCTTTATAGTCTAGCCATAGAATACTATTAAGTCAGATCGCCATAAAATGGGCATTGTTGGCCTCTGAGTACTAGTTAGCTTGATACTCAGGCCATAAAATAGTTTCCTAAGATTGCTTGATTTGTCTGATTTGCTCCCGGATCTTCAAGAAGCTAGAGCCTGGACTTGGTGCAAGCAACAGCTCACAGCGGTAAGCCTTGCCTCATTACTTCGTTTTGACTTGCCGCCTTACTTCTCACACCTTAGTCTAGCTGTTGGCAAACTCTGTAAACCGAGCAGCTGAAGCCGGGAAAATGCTGCCGCTTGGAACAAAGTATAAGTGTTTTACGGCGGAAGGCCTCTTATATGAAATGGAGCCAAGGAGACTCGAACTCCTGACCCCCTGCATGCCATGCAGGTGCTCTACCAACTGAGCTATGGCCCCATAACTGCGACTGCAGTAGCATACACGAAGCATCTTCAAATTTGGAACAAGTCGTCTCTGCTGCCCCTTTCCTTCACCTGTGTATGGTCACGCAGAGCCTGAGTGCCCATTAAGTATCGTTACCCCGTGCCTGCAACAACTGTGTCGGACCGTAACTAGCTATGACTTAGTTGACCTCTGTGCACTGTCAAGACCTCAACGGAATTCTATCTACAACTATTGTAGATTAGTGTTCTGCCTTCCTCACTAGGCAAACCTACCCTCTGTTCCTCAGAAATGCTGAGTTCAGTCTTTACCTAAATTAGAGCCTAGTGCCTTCTATACTTACATCACCTATTTTAATGAGTTAACATAGTCCTCCCATAACAGCGGCGAGAAGTGCCTGCTGAGTATGCAGTCGGTTTTCAGCCTGGTCAAAGATGCGACTTGCGGGACTCTCTATGACAGCAGCACTAATCTCCTTACCTCTATGTGCAGGCAAGCAGTGAAGTACAATTGCTGCCGGATCAGCCTCTTTGAGCAGGACTTCATCTAGACAGAAACCCTGAAAGGCGAGTTCCCGTTTTGCTTCTTCTTGCTCTTGTCCCATTGAAGTCCAGGTGTCGGTATAAAGCACTTGGGCACCGCGTGCTGCTGCTGTCGGTTCATGAAAGATCTCGACACGAGCACTGCTAGTTGCTAGGGCGCGAGCTTGTTTGAGTACAGCCGGTAGTGGCTCGAAGCCCTCTGGACAACCAATGTGCACATTAACTCCTAAGACGGCTCCACAAAGCATCAGGGAGTGGGCCACGTTGTTGCCATCGCCCAGGTATGCCAGTGTCTGGCCATTTAGCTCGCCAAAATTTTCTTTTATAGTTAGATAATCGGCGAGCGCTTGACATGGGTGCTCAAGATCTGTAAGAGCGTTGAGCACAGGTATAGATGACCACATAGCATAGTCAGCAACCTCTTGCTGTGTGAAAGCACGGACTGCTAGCGCGTCGCAGAAACGGCTGAGAACACAGGCTGTATCTTGCAGCGATTCACCTCTGCTTATCTGGGTTACTTGAGGGTTAAGGTCCACAGTTTGACCGCCAAGACGTGCCATTGCTACTTGAAAACTGACACGAGTGCGAGTGGAGGGCTTTGTAAATAGTAGTCCAAGAACTCGATTGCTGAGCTCTATATGGCGATCGCCACGCTTGAGCTGTCCGGCAAGCTCAAGTAGTGCTCTGATCTCAGCACTATCAAGGTCGCTTGAAGAGAGAAAGTTGCGTCCCTTCAAGGTTCTGAGAGAGGCAGCGACATCCGTGGACGTAGCAGCCATGGGGGACTTCCAAAGAGTCTTTATCGGAGATCAGCCCCCCTTCCGTCAAGCCTTAAGCTGCTGCTAGCACATCTGGCATGGCACTAGCTGAAAGCATCTCCTTGAGTTCATCTCCTTCTATCACCTCTTTTTCAAGTATTCTCTGGGCAATTGTCTCTAGCAAAGCCAAATTATGACGTAAGATTGCCAGGGCTGAATCATGACCTTGGTCCACGAGCTCACGTACCTCGCGGTCAATAGCTTGTGCAGTAGCATCGCTGACGTCGCGGCGTGGGCTGCTTGAGCCTCCAAGGAAGCGGTTGCCTCCCTGTTTGTCATAGGCCAAAGGGCCAAGTGTTTCACTCATACCATAAGTACCAACCATCTGTTCAGCTAGGTCTGTGGCTCGTTGTAGATCATTAGAGGCTCCAGTGGTGATGCGTCCAAAAACAACTTCTTCAGCTGAGCGTCCGCCGAGGAGCGTAGCAATTTGCCCTTGAAGCTCTTCTTTAGAGTTTAAGAAACGTTCCTCTGTGGGCAATTGCAGAGTGTAGCCGAGCGCGCTCATGCCGCGTGGCACGATTGAGATCTTTGCCACTTTAGCGCCGCCAGGCATAAGATGCCCGACGATTGCATGCCCAACTTCATGGTAAGCGACAACTTTCTTCTCCTCATGTTGAAGGACCCGACTTTTCTTCTCAAGTCCAGCTACGACTCGCTCAATTGCCTCGTTGAGATCTGCCTGCTCGACACATTTGCGCTTGGACCGAGCAGCCAGCAAAGCACCTTCATTAACAAGATTCGCTAAGTCGGCTCCGGCAAAGCCACTAGTGGCCTGAGCGATGAGATCGAGATCGACCTCACTGCCCAATTTTACCTTGCGGACGTATATCTCTAGGATTGTGCGGCGACCAGCAAGATCGGGACGATCAACTAGGACTTGACGGTCAAAGCGGCCTGGGCGGAGCAGAGCGGCATCAAGAACCTCTGGCTGGTTGGTGGCTGCTAACACAATTACTGGTTTACCTTTGGGTGCGAAGCCATCCATCTCAGTGAGTAGCTGGTTCAGCGTTTGCTCACGCTCGTCATTGCCACCAACAACACCCATCGAGCCAGAGCGACTTTTACCGATAGCGTCAAGCTCATCTATAAAGATAATGCAGGGAGCTTTCTGCTTAGCCTGCTCGAATAAGTCGCGCACGCGAGCAGCACCAGCACCGACAAATAGCTCGACAAACTCTGACCCAGAGATGATAAAAAAGGGCACGCTTGCTTCACCAGCAACTGCCTTTGAAAGAAGTGTTTTGCCCGTGCCTGGTGGACCAACGAGCAATACGCCTTTTGGAATGCGGGCACCAATTTCGATGTAGCGTTCGGGTGTCTTAAGGAAATCAACTATCTCAGTTAGTTCCTGTTTAGCCTCGTCTACACCAGCTACATCAGCAAAAGTCACTCTTGACTCTTCATCAGGTACATAGACCTTGGCCTTGCTCTTGGTAAAGCTGAGTGCACCCTGTGCGCCACCACCGATAGAACGCCGTGCAAAAAACTGCAACACGAGGATGAAGATAAGTGGCGGCACCACCCAGCTAAGAACAGTAGTGATAGGATTAGGTTTCTTTGGTGGCGCGGCAGCAAACTCCACACCCTTGGTCTCAAGGCGTTGGGGTAGATCCATGTCGAAAATTGGTGTTGTTGCCAACACTGCTGGTGCCCCTTCTGCAGGATCGATCAGTTCGTAGCGGATCTGGTCTTGCGTGATGTAGGCACGCTTGACAGCACCGTCATTTACCTGATCAATGAACAGTGAGTAGGGGACTCTAGGAACTTGCGTGCCCGGATTAGGAAGGAAGCTATTGATTAGTAGCAGCACCCCAAAGCCGATCAGCACAAGATTGATGATCCCAAAGCGACGGCTGGGGCGGTTATCGTCCTGGCGGATCGGCATGCTGTCATTATGGATTGATGCTTAACCTAGTTCGGTCATACAGCCTTCTGTATCCTTGACACTGGCAGGAAACCGAACGCAACCCGCGTGAGTCATCTGTCTCTGCCGCAAAGCACGCCTAGTCATAAGTACTTTCGCCTGCTGTCGCCTGCTCACCCAAAAGCACAGCCCAATTTAGGTGGTAATTCGCGGTTAGTCCTCCCACTCCTAACGTTTAAATATCTAAACTGTTTGACTAATCCACTTAACATGGCCTAAGCAAGCTATCAAGATACGGCAGTTTGCTGGTGACTCAACCACCAGTCTCGAGCCTTAACTTTGCTGGCAATGTTAGTTTCTTGCTTCTTAGAAGACCTTATTTTTATGTCAGGCTATGAATAAATAAGTCAATTCTACACTAATCTGCCAAGATCCAGACATCATAGTTCTGGTATGTTACCTTGATATAGCTGAAGCAGAAGGTCTTTACCAATCCAGCTGACTGCCTTAGATTTAAGGCTAATTGTTTGGTCCAAGCTGCTAAAGCCAAAATTATCCAGTGGTGTGCATGCTGCTGTACCGCCCAACAATTTTGGGGCGATGAGTGCTATCACTTCCTGAACGCAGTCTTCACGAAGAGCGGCAGTTGCAAGCAAGGGCCCACATTCCCAAAGCACGTGGTTACAACCCCGCGAAGCCAGAGCTTGCATTAGTGCCGATGGTTTACAGGCATTTAATTCCAGCCTATTGATCCCGGCTTGGTCTAGGCGCTGACGCTGTGCTAGTAACGCCTCTGGACCATGCGCTACTAGAGTCGGAGCCACACCATTGCTCCAAAGCTGGCAGCTTAGAGGGAGGTCCAGATGGCGGCTCAAAACTACCCGTAGTGGTTCTGGATTACAACGCCCTCGGCTAGTAAGTAGTGGGTTATCAGCTCGGAGTGTCCCACCACCAATAATAATAGCATCACATTGAGCGCGCAGAGAGTGTACCCAGTGTCTTGCTAGCGGGCCAGTGATCCACTGGCTGATTCCATTAGGTAAGGCTGTGCGGCCATCAAGGCTCATAGCCCACTTGAGTGATCCCCAGGGCCTACCAGTCTGAACCCGATGGATAAAGGCACGATTCTGGTAGGCCGCTTTTGTCCCCAGCACGCCAACAATGACATCTAGGCCAGCATCACGTAGCCGCGAGAATCCCGCTCCAGCAACTCGAGGATCAGGATCTTGTAAAGCTGCTACCACCCGAGCGATACCAGCATTCAGCACCAACTCAGTACAAGGTGGTGTGCGACCATAATGGCAACAAGGCTCTAAGGTGACGATCAAAGTTCCGCCGTAAGCAGCCTCTCCAGCTTGTGACAGTGCGACTGCCTCAGCGTGAGGCTGACCAGCACTAGCATGAAACCCTTCTCCCACCAAATGCCCGTCAATATCAAGCACAACGGCACCTACAAGTGGGTTAGGACTAGTACACCCAGAGGCAAGGCTGGCCAACTGCAGAGCACGCTGCATCCAAGGTATCCAGGCTGTCGCGCCTGTCATCAGCTCAGCGGGCGATAACGAATTTCGCGCCACTCTCCAACAACATAGGGTGGAACTGGCAGCTCATTAAGAACTCCTGGAAGGTAGAGGCGCAGCGGGCGACTATTATTAAGGCCATCAAGCAGAGGATCAAGGGTGAACTCGGCAGCTGCAGCTCGACCATCTTTGGCTAGTGAAGGATTATCCAAAGTGATGTCAGGAAGTAACCACTCTCGCCGGCCAGAGATCACCCGAAGGTCAACAGGGTGGTCTAGCCGCATCTTGCCAGGATAGCCTACGATACGTAGTGTTACAGGCTCCCCTAAAGAGCCTTGGCGGTAAGCGATTATCTGCCAACTTTGGTAGTCAAGGTCGCGAAGGCTCTCTAGGCTGCGTATTACACTCGTACCATCTTCGCTAGCATGCTGGTGAACTTGTGCAAAAGCAACATAAGGCCTAAGCAGCACTATAGCAATAACAATAGCGAACAGCTTACATAGCTGCTGTAGCAGAAAAGCATTTGAACCTATAGCTGCAATCATGGACCTTGCCTAAAGCACACACCTGTTATAGGAAACAGGGCTTATCCCAACAGGTAAATTGAGGTAGGCTAGATATCTGTAGGCAACTAGCCTTACTGATGAGCTATGGCACTATAATATCACACTAATATAAGCATGGCATAAAAATCAGCTGAATTGGCCAACGACAGCATTAAACCACGAAAGCAATTAAGTACCGCTGCTAGCAGCTGTGAGAGTCAGGCTATTGCCTTGCAGATAGGTGTAATTGTAGGGTTTATACTTATAAACCCATCTCTGTTTTAGAGCCTAAGGCTAGATAACCTAGCTGCAAATAGAAAGTACAACAGTATCTTGTTAACACAATTATTATCTGCCCATCTATCCACAAAACCCAGAGTGGAAGTATCATCATTGTTATGCAGTAAGCAATTCACTCTGTGGGCTTTTACCTCTAAGCCTAAGAGCTACTAATCTTTCGTGTTAACTGGAGTCCTTGAGGAGAAATTGGAGACCCTACCAAGCATAGATTTTCAGCGAACCACTTGATTTGCACCTGGTATTGTCTGCCAATCTGTATGCACAGCCCAGGTTGCCCAGATTGCCGTTCCTTGTGGATATCTACTAAGGGAAGCTACCGTAACTGCCTCAGGCGTAGAGAATTGCAGACAATCTTCATCATATAACTGCTGTATGACTATCTTGCAAATGGTCCCGGCAGTTTGACTATCTCCTATTAAGCGGCAGTAAGCTGCGAGGCTAATCCACGCATCTAGCACTAAAGTGCTTCTTGAACCTGGTCTTATATCAGCACCCTGTAATCTACTGAGTGCGCCAATCTGGCCGCTGTCAAGAGCTTTTGCTCTCTTAATAGCTTTCAATAGGTTGTATACGTCAACATCGCTCATTACTGCTGGCAATGATAATAGGCGTGCGTAGAAATCACTACAGATCCAGTCTGCAATCAATGCTGACTCACCGCTCCCAAAATTGTTTCGACAATACTCGTCTTTCCAAGGCAAACAGTCGAACCTCTTGCGTAACTGCTCGAGCCAGGCACCGAGCTCATGTTGCTCATTACTGGTTTCTAGGCCAAGCTTTAATTGTAGTCGCTGCGACATTGCTAGTGCCGCTTCTACAGCACCAATCTGTAGTGGAAGTTTACCATAGTAGGCACTTAGCTCTTTCGGCGACCAATTAGCTGAGGTTTGGCTCAGGGTTTCGCCATCCTTTATCAGAGTATCAAAGTTGTTGCTTAAGCTTTTGAGAATACCCAGCACTTGCACTGAAGCAGGCCAGCACTTTGCTAGGAAGTTGAGGTCTTCTCCTGTTGGTGCTAACTTAAAGATAAGCCAGACTT
Coding sequences within:
- a CDS encoding ornithine carbamoyltransferase is translated as MAATSTDVAASLRTLKGRNFLSSSDLDSAEIRALLELAGQLKRGDRHIELSNRVLGLLFTKPSTRTRVSFQVAMARLGGQTVDLNPQVTQISRGESLQDTACVLSRFCDALAVRAFTQQEVADYAMWSSIPVLNALTDLEHPCQALADYLTIKENFGELNGQTLAYLGDGNNVAHSLMLCGAVLGVNVHIGCPEGFEPLPAVLKQARALATSSARVEIFHEPTAAARGAQVLYTDTWTSMGQEQEEAKRELAFQGFCLDEVLLKEADPAAIVLHCLPAHRGKEISAAVIESPASRIFDQAENRLHTQQALLAAVMGGLC
- a CDS encoding bifunctional diaminohydroxyphosphoribosylaminopyrimidine deaminase/5-amino-6-(5-phosphoribosylamino)uracil reductase RibD, translated to MTGATAWIPWMQRALQLASLASGCTSPNPLVGAVVLDIDGHLVGEGFHASAGQPHAEAVALSQAGEAAYGGTLIVTLEPCCHYGRTPPCTELVLNAGIARVVAALQDPDPRVAGAGFSRLRDAGLDVIVGVLGTKAAYQNRAFIHRVQTGRPWGSLKWAMSLDGRTALPNGISQWITGPLARHWVHSLRAQCDAIIIGGGTLRADNPLLTSRGRCNPEPLRVVLSRHLDLPLSCQLWSNGVAPTLVAHGPEALLAQRQRLDQAGINRLELNACKPSALMQALASRGCNHVLWECGPLLATAALREDCVQEVIALIAPKLLGGTAACTPLDNFGFSSLDQTISLKSKAVSWIGKDLLLQLYQGNIPEL
- a CDS encoding ATP-dependent zinc metalloprotease FtsH; protein product: MPIRQDDNRPSRRFGIINLVLIGFGVLLLINSFLPNPGTQVPRVPYSLFIDQVNDGAVKRAYITQDQIRYELIDPAEGAPAVLATTPIFDMDLPQRLETKGVEFAAAPPKKPNPITTVLSWVVPPLIFILVLQFFARRSIGGGAQGALSFTKSKAKVYVPDEESRVTFADVAGVDEAKQELTEIVDFLKTPERYIEIGARIPKGVLLVGPPGTGKTLLSKAVAGEASVPFFIISGSEFVELFVGAGAARVRDLFEQAKQKAPCIIFIDELDAIGKSRSGSMGVVGGNDEREQTLNQLLTEMDGFAPKGKPVIVLAATNQPEVLDAALLRPGRFDRQVLVDRPDLAGRRTILEIYVRKVKLGSEVDLDLIAQATSGFAGADLANLVNEGALLAARSKRKCVEQADLNEAIERVVAGLEKKSRVLQHEEKKVVAYHEVGHAIVGHLMPGGAKVAKISIVPRGMSALGYTLQLPTEERFLNSKEELQGQIATLLGGRSAEEVVFGRITTGASNDLQRATDLAEQMVGTYGMSETLGPLAYDKQGGNRFLGGSSSPRRDVSDATAQAIDREVRELVDQGHDSALAILRHNLALLETIAQRILEKEVIEGDELKEMLSASAMPDVLAAA